The proteins below are encoded in one region of Microscilla marina ATCC 23134:
- the hisS gene encoding histidine--tRNA ligase, producing the protein MKAQKPSLPKGTRDFGPEVMAKRNYILDTIKSTFQKFGFAPLETPSIEKLSVLTGKYGDEGDQLIFKILNSGDYLGKVTQDDIDEGAKHLTPKIADKALRYDLTVPFARFVVMHRDKLAFPFKRYQIQPVWRGDRPQKGRYREFYQCDADVVGTDSLICEAEIIIMINEVLPKLGIDDFSLKINNRKVLTGIAQVIGHEERIGDICVAIDKLDKIGKDKVIEELATRGIDGAAIEKLHPFFDIKGSITEKIAKLRAIFADKAPAGLQGLDEVEQVLNYIKTMTQSAEPEKDFSLDFDITLARGLSYYTGAIFEVKVNNVQIGSISGGGRYDDLTGTFGLSGVSGVGFSFGVDRIYDVMDELNLFPANTHASVQVMFTNFDPKAEAYTLPFLPRFRNRGISCEIFPDAAKLNKQFKYANRKSIPYVVIVGEEEMKSGKLTLKNMDSGEQEALTVDEIIEKLKPIQKVV; encoded by the coding sequence ATGAAAGCTCAAAAACCCAGCCTTCCTAAAGGCACCCGCGATTTTGGTCCGGAGGTAATGGCAAAGCGTAACTACATATTAGATACGATCAAATCTACCTTTCAGAAATTTGGTTTTGCCCCTCTCGAAACCCCTTCTATAGAAAAGTTGAGCGTACTTACCGGGAAATACGGCGACGAAGGTGACCAATTGATTTTTAAGATTTTAAACTCTGGTGATTATCTTGGAAAAGTAACCCAGGATGACATCGATGAAGGGGCTAAGCATCTTACCCCAAAAATCGCTGACAAAGCCCTTCGTTATGACCTTACTGTTCCTTTTGCCCGCTTTGTAGTCATGCATCGCGACAAGCTGGCTTTTCCTTTCAAGCGTTACCAAATACAACCTGTATGGCGTGGCGATCGCCCCCAAAAAGGACGTTACCGTGAGTTTTATCAGTGTGATGCCGATGTAGTAGGTACTGACTCTTTGATCTGTGAAGCTGAGATCATTATCATGATCAATGAGGTGTTACCTAAGCTTGGAATCGATGATTTTTCGTTGAAAATAAACAACCGAAAGGTTCTCACGGGCATTGCTCAGGTAATAGGACACGAAGAACGCATTGGAGATATTTGTGTAGCTATAGATAAACTGGATAAAATAGGTAAAGACAAAGTAATAGAAGAGCTTGCCACCCGTGGTATAGATGGTGCTGCTATAGAAAAGCTCCACCCGTTTTTCGACATCAAGGGAAGTATTACCGAAAAGATAGCCAAACTTAGGGCCATTTTTGCCGATAAAGCTCCTGCTGGGCTGCAAGGTTTAGATGAGGTAGAGCAAGTACTAAACTATATAAAAACCATGACCCAGTCGGCTGAACCTGAAAAAGACTTTAGCCTTGATTTTGACATTACCCTTGCCAGAGGCTTGAGTTATTATACGGGGGCTATTTTTGAGGTAAAAGTAAACAATGTTCAGATTGGAAGTATTAGTGGTGGGGGTCGTTACGACGACCTTACAGGTACTTTTGGCCTTTCAGGAGTATCAGGAGTAGGGTTTTCGTTTGGGGTAGATCGTATTTATGACGTAATGGATGAACTCAACCTGTTTCCAGCAAATACCCACGCTTCGGTACAGGTGATGTTTACCAACTTTGACCCCAAGGCTGAGGCTTATACTTTGCCTTTTTTGCCACGTTTTAGAAACAGAGGAATTAGTTGTGAGATATTTCCGGATGCGGCAAAGCTGAATAAACAATTTAAATATGCCAACCGTAAGTCTATTCCTTATGTGGTGATTGTGGGCGAAGAAGAAATGAAAAGTGGCAAGCTTACTTTGAAAAACATGGATTCTGGCGAGCAAGAAGCTTTGACTGTAGATGAGATCATTGAAAAGTTGAAGCCTATCCAGAAAGTGGTATAA
- a CDS encoding sigma-70 family RNA polymerase sigma factor — translation MFALQNRALIISVAYSILGSYSDAEDVAQDVTEKWLQLDTTHVTNQKNYLIRLTVNHCLNHQQRQQRLQYKGQWLPEPVNNALLETSQTFELQDLLSYELATQLSRLSPYERAAFILKEAFELNHHEIAEIIDKTPDNTRQIFSRAKAKVNQYKAPVAASVTDKNKALQFALHIQQGDLEQLIALFKDDIQVFSDGGGKVTAARVPIIGAQKVANFYIKLGKNAPDNTRVVYDTVLGHPALLLYRASQLTGVVILSIHQGKIRRIYSVLNPDKLTKVI, via the coding sequence ATGTTTGCTTTACAAAACCGTGCATTAATTATCAGCGTTGCTTATAGCATTTTGGGCAGTTACTCAGATGCTGAAGATGTGGCGCAAGATGTCACCGAAAAATGGTTGCAACTGGACACTACACATGTCACCAATCAAAAAAACTACCTCATCAGGCTTACTGTAAACCACTGCCTCAACCACCAACAACGCCAACAAAGGTTACAATACAAAGGGCAATGGTTGCCCGAACCAGTAAATAATGCTCTGTTAGAAACCAGTCAAACATTTGAATTACAAGACTTACTCAGCTACGAGCTTGCTACTCAACTTTCCCGCCTTAGTCCTTACGAAAGGGCTGCTTTTATCTTGAAAGAAGCTTTCGAATTGAATCACCATGAAATAGCCGAAATTATTGACAAAACCCCTGACAATACCCGACAGATATTTAGCCGGGCAAAGGCTAAAGTTAACCAATATAAAGCCCCCGTTGCTGCCTCAGTAACCGATAAAAACAAGGCGCTTCAATTTGCTTTGCATATCCAACAAGGTGACTTAGAACAATTGATTGCGCTTTTTAAAGATGACATTCAGGTATTTTCTGATGGGGGTGGCAAAGTTACCGCAGCCAGAGTGCCCATTATTGGCGCCCAAAAAGTGGCAAACTTTTATATCAAACTTGGTAAAAATGCCCCTGACAACACCAGAGTGGTGTATGATACTGTTTTGGGACACCCCGCATTGTTGCTGTATCGGGCAAGCCAACTGACTGGCGTGGTTATACTGAGTATTCACCAAGGCAAAATACGGCGCATTTATAGCGTGCTCAACCCTGATAAATTGACCAAAGTAATTTAA
- the ileS gene encoding isoleucine--tRNA ligase: MKYNEYKDLNYAQLEADILEFWEENQIFEKSISSREGQKTFTFYEGPPSANGMPGIHHVMARTIKDIFCRYKTLKGFQVKRKAGWDTHGLPVELKVEQQLGITKDDIGKKISVEDYNKECRKTVMQFTDIWSKLTQKMGYWVDMGNPYITYHNDYIETVWYLLKKLHEKDWLYKGYTIQPFSPKAGTGLSSHELNMPGAYKDVTDTSIVAQFKVKRSERSEFLFENNDEDVRILAWTTTPWTLPSNCALAVGEKITYVKVKTFNAYTHQPISVILAKDLVSKHFSDKAKDLKLEDYKKEDKLIPFEVVQEFKGSDITEVRYEQLMPYVTNEELEKNAFRVIPGDFVTTADGTGVVHTASVFGADDYRVAQQNNVPPVLVKDEEGNNVPLVDRQGKFVKEVTDFAGLYVKSEYEENPEAVPEYKSTDVLISIKLKTENKAFKVEKYKHSYPHCWRTDKPILYYPLDSWFIRTTAAKDKLVQLNHTINWKPESTGTGRFGNWLENLVDWNLSRQRYWGIPLPIWRTEDGKEEECIGSVYELYEAVEKSIKAGLMQENPVGEFENIKEVKTDDDGSTLLSADVISAYFKRKNFDLHRPYVDDIVLVSPNGKPMYREQDLIDVWFDSGAMPYAQLHYPFQNKDMIDERDEFPADFISEGVDQTRGWFFTLHAIAGMLFDSVAFKNVVSTGLVLDAEGRKMSKRLGNAVDPFETMDAHGADTTRWYMISNANPWDNLKFDIEGVKEVSRRFFGTLKNTYSFFATYANLDGFNYSQAEVPIAQRPEIDRWILSKLNTLIKQVDGFYDDFEPTKAARAIQTFTMDDLSNWYVRLNRNRFWKTKLNDDKVAAYQTLYTCLETILKLASPVMPFMSEALFLDLNKVSGRDASESIHLTTFPEIDEAVIDTDLERRMTLAQKLSSLTHSLRKTAKGNKGIRVRQPLQKIIVPAVDATTQSQIEAVKDLILAETNIKDIEFIGDNSDIVVKSIKPNFKVLGKKYGKDMKKVQGIVNAFNKDEIATIDRTGALSKDGFDFVAEDVVIVSEVKEGHSVASDPDEALTVILDETITEDLRKEGIARDFVNRVQNLRKDTGMEVINKIGIVFNSTDELVKDALKTHHDYISTETQALSLADQATIEGGETLEIEEFTLTVKIEVLANVENN; the protein is encoded by the coding sequence ATGAAGTATAATGAGTACAAAGACCTCAATTACGCTCAGCTAGAGGCAGATATTCTTGAGTTTTGGGAAGAGAACCAAATATTTGAGAAATCTATAAGTAGTCGTGAGGGACAGAAAACCTTTACGTTTTATGAAGGCCCACCGTCAGCGAATGGAATGCCTGGAATTCACCACGTAATGGCTCGTACAATTAAAGATATTTTTTGTCGATACAAAACACTCAAAGGATTTCAGGTAAAACGTAAAGCTGGATGGGACACCCACGGCTTGCCCGTAGAGCTCAAGGTAGAACAACAGCTTGGCATTACTAAAGACGATATAGGTAAAAAAATATCGGTAGAAGACTACAACAAAGAATGCCGCAAAACAGTGATGCAGTTTACCGACATCTGGTCTAAGCTTACGCAAAAGATGGGGTATTGGGTAGACATGGGCAATCCATACATCACCTACCACAACGACTACATCGAGACTGTGTGGTATTTGCTGAAAAAACTCCACGAAAAAGACTGGTTGTATAAGGGTTATACCATTCAGCCATTTTCGCCCAAAGCAGGTACTGGGCTTAGCTCGCACGAACTAAACATGCCAGGTGCCTACAAAGATGTAACTGATACATCTATTGTAGCCCAGTTTAAAGTAAAACGCAGCGAACGTTCTGAGTTTTTGTTTGAAAACAATGACGAAGATGTGAGAATACTTGCCTGGACCACTACCCCCTGGACGTTGCCGTCTAACTGTGCGCTTGCTGTGGGCGAAAAGATTACTTATGTAAAAGTAAAAACCTTTAATGCATATACTCACCAGCCTATATCGGTCATACTTGCCAAAGATTTAGTAAGCAAGCACTTTTCTGACAAAGCTAAAGACCTAAAACTGGAAGACTACAAGAAAGAAGATAAGTTGATTCCTTTTGAAGTAGTACAAGAGTTTAAAGGAAGTGATATAACGGAGGTTCGCTATGAGCAGTTGATGCCTTATGTAACCAACGAAGAACTTGAAAAGAATGCATTCCGCGTAATACCTGGCGACTTTGTAACCACTGCCGATGGTACGGGTGTGGTACATACTGCCTCGGTGTTTGGTGCTGACGATTATCGTGTAGCCCAACAAAATAACGTGCCTCCGGTATTGGTCAAAGACGAAGAAGGTAACAATGTTCCTTTGGTTGATCGCCAAGGAAAGTTTGTAAAGGAAGTTACTGATTTTGCCGGACTATACGTAAAATCCGAATACGAGGAAAATCCGGAAGCAGTACCCGAATATAAATCTACTGATGTATTGATCTCTATCAAACTAAAAACTGAGAACAAGGCATTTAAAGTAGAAAAATACAAGCACAGTTACCCACACTGCTGGCGTACCGACAAACCCATATTGTATTACCCACTTGACTCTTGGTTTATCCGTACTACAGCGGCAAAAGACAAGTTGGTACAGTTGAACCATACAATTAACTGGAAGCCAGAGAGTACAGGGACAGGACGTTTTGGCAACTGGTTGGAAAACCTCGTAGACTGGAACTTGTCGCGTCAACGTTACTGGGGCATACCCTTGCCTATATGGCGTACCGAAGACGGTAAAGAAGAAGAATGTATAGGGTCGGTATACGAACTTTACGAAGCCGTAGAAAAATCAATCAAGGCTGGATTGATGCAAGAAAACCCAGTGGGCGAGTTTGAAAACATCAAAGAAGTAAAAACTGATGATGATGGCAGTACGCTGCTAAGTGCTGATGTGATTTCGGCTTATTTCAAACGCAAAAACTTTGACTTGCACCGCCCTTATGTAGACGATATTGTATTGGTATCGCCTAATGGTAAACCAATGTACCGTGAGCAAGACTTGATAGATGTTTGGTTTGACTCAGGGGCTATGCCTTATGCTCAATTACATTACCCTTTCCAAAACAAGGATATGATAGATGAGCGTGACGAGTTTCCGGCAGATTTTATTTCTGAGGGAGTAGACCAAACCCGTGGTTGGTTCTTTACTTTACACGCCATTGCTGGTATGCTGTTCGACTCGGTAGCTTTCAAAAATGTGGTCTCTACCGGATTGGTGCTGGATGCCGAAGGACGTAAAATGTCTAAACGATTGGGCAATGCGGTAGATCCTTTTGAAACAATGGATGCACACGGAGCTGATACTACCCGTTGGTATATGATCTCTAATGCCAACCCTTGGGATAACTTAAAGTTTGACATAGAAGGTGTAAAAGAAGTATCAAGAAGGTTTTTTGGTACACTTAAAAATACGTATTCGTTTTTTGCTACGTACGCCAACCTTGATGGATTTAACTACAGTCAAGCAGAAGTACCTATAGCACAACGCCCGGAAATAGACCGTTGGATATTGTCTAAGTTGAATACTTTGATCAAACAAGTAGATGGTTTTTATGATGACTTTGAACCTACCAAGGCAGCTAGAGCTATCCAGACCTTTACAATGGACGACTTGAGCAACTGGTATGTACGCCTCAACCGTAACCGTTTTTGGAAAACCAAGCTGAACGATGACAAAGTAGCCGCCTACCAAACATTGTATACTTGTTTGGAAACTATTTTGAAGCTGGCTTCGCCAGTCATGCCATTTATGAGTGAGGCATTGTTCCTTGACCTTAATAAGGTAAGCGGTCGTGATGCGTCTGAGTCTATTCACTTGACTACCTTCCCCGAAATAGATGAGGCAGTTATAGATACTGACCTGGAACGTAGAATGACTTTGGCGCAAAAGCTGTCTTCATTGACCCACTCATTGCGTAAAACAGCCAAAGGTAATAAGGGCATCAGGGTACGTCAGCCTTTGCAAAAAATCATTGTGCCAGCAGTAGATGCGACTACTCAAAGTCAGATAGAGGCAGTAAAAGATTTGATTCTTGCCGAAACCAATATCAAAGACATAGAATTTATTGGTGACAACTCTGACATTGTGGTCAAAAGCATCAAGCCTAACTTTAAAGTGTTGGGTAAAAAGTACGGCAAAGACATGAAAAAAGTGCAAGGCATTGTCAATGCGTTTAACAAAGATGAGATTGCTACTATAGACCGTACTGGTGCTTTGAGCAAAGACGGCTTTGATTTTGTTGCCGAAGATGTAGTGATTGTTTCGGAAGTAAAAGAAGGACACTCGGTGGCTTCTGACCCTGACGAAGCACTTACCGTAATATTAGATGAAACCATTACCGAAGATTTGCGCAAAGAAGGGATTGCCCGTGACTTTGTAAACCGAGTGCAAAACCTACGCAAAGATACTGGAATGGAAGTAATCAATAAAATAGGCATTGTATTTAACAGTACCGACGAATTGGTAAAAGATGCACTGAAAACACACCACGACTATATAAGTACTGAAACTCAAGCCCTTTCGCTGGCAGATCAGGCAACTATAGAAGGTGGAGAAACTTTAGAGATTGAAGAATTTACCTTGACTGTAAAAATTGAGGTACTTGCCAATGTAGAGAATAACTAA
- a CDS encoding methylglyoxal synthase — MKKIAIIAHDGRKPEMVHFLKENEEVLTKVALIATGTTGTHVAKAGYEVEAKLSGPMGGDAQIAAMAAEKQLCAVIFFRDPLGKHPHEPDVQMLMRICDLYNIPLATNPASAGFMLKGMAAMGEV, encoded by the coding sequence ATGAAAAAGATTGCCATTATAGCACACGATGGGCGCAAACCCGAAATGGTACATTTTCTGAAGGAAAACGAAGAGGTGCTCACCAAAGTAGCATTGATAGCCACTGGTACTACAGGTACCCATGTAGCAAAAGCAGGGTATGAAGTAGAAGCCAAACTATCGGGTCCTATGGGTGGTGATGCACAGATTGCCGCAATGGCGGCTGAGAAACAACTATGTGCGGTGATTTTTTTTCGTGACCCTTTGGGCAAGCACCCACACGAGCCCGATGTACAAATGTTGATGCGAATATGCGATTTGTATAACATACCTTTAGCTACTAACCCCGCTTCAGCAGGTTTTATGTTGAAAGGGATGGCGGCAATGGGCGAAGTATAG
- a CDS encoding pirin family protein, which yields MANNKMLLEEKSRDIGNFVVGRLLPVREKRQVGPFTFIDHMGPSLIDKGKYVDVDQHPHTGLSTLTYLFEGEIAHRDSTGAHQVITPGDVGFMTSGSGVAHTERTPQYLRGKAPHTLHGYQVWVALPKEKEEMSPRFDFIPKTDLPRWQENNLMFTLVAGEGYGKKSPLPVYSPLFMVDIKATKSAWLDIKGQLEGEVAVVVVKGKVTDDTNTIEAGQMLVSKTENECCIQLEADTQLLLFGGQPLPEPRYLFWNFVSSSRDRLKKASEDWKNKQFPKVPGDDTYIPVP from the coding sequence ATGGCAAATAACAAAATGCTACTGGAAGAAAAGAGCCGCGACATTGGAAACTTTGTGGTGGGTAGGTTGCTGCCTGTGCGTGAAAAACGGCAAGTGGGTCCTTTTACTTTTATTGACCACATGGGTCCTTCGCTCATTGACAAAGGCAAATACGTAGATGTAGATCAACACCCTCATACTGGTTTGTCAACGCTTACTTATTTGTTCGAGGGTGAAATAGCTCACCGCGATAGCACAGGTGCCCACCAAGTAATTACCCCAGGCGATGTAGGTTTCATGACATCGGGCAGTGGTGTAGCACATACCGAGCGAACTCCTCAATATTTGCGCGGCAAAGCTCCTCACACTTTGCATGGCTATCAGGTGTGGGTGGCTTTGCCCAAAGAAAAAGAAGAAATGTCTCCCCGCTTCGATTTTATACCTAAAACAGATTTACCTCGCTGGCAGGAAAACAATCTTATGTTTACTTTGGTAGCAGGTGAGGGTTATGGCAAAAAATCGCCCTTGCCTGTATATTCTCCTTTGTTTATGGTAGACATTAAAGCTACCAAAAGTGCCTGGCTAGATATTAAAGGACAACTAGAAGGGGAAGTAGCAGTAGTGGTAGTAAAAGGCAAAGTAACCGATGACACCAACACCATAGAAGCAGGGCAAATGCTGGTATCGAAGACCGAAAACGAATGTTGCATCCAATTAGAGGCTGATACACAGTTGTTGTTATTTGGTGGGCAGCCTCTGCCCGAACCCCGCTACTTATTTTGGAACTTTGTGTCATCATCGCGTGACCGCCTAAAAAAAGCAAGTGAAGACTGGAAAAACAAACAGTTTCCGAAGGTACCAGGCGATGATACTTATATTCCTGTTCCATAA
- a CDS encoding fibronectin type III domain-containing protein encodes MRIHLFKCLLIVGALLLGASDHTTAQRNYSVKLIATVSPPHSPFLHSYSYSSALTLHLILNGVTSYAGYLRIKLESMDGRGIVIQTKANYLPLLDLGPSQTMNGSDLSDYFDVNNLDFFGYSRQQYLKTKRIPDGIYKLTFSFVDRYRPSVSVSNVDILSEKTLRVFALQPPILNFPLMMSQTNGSNQSLKPIPISWTRPANTPFNPEYELILNELRPDCQNKYANIDANNQAASRISQGEIFNCLGPEIFRTSTTSLTYNYGMQAEPMLGLGKWYAIRIQARDPQGRTLFINDGVSQIRVFRYGKPCPIPIRLKATALNPYQVQLDWDALPDHTGYTLHFKREGDAYKWYTKRALSNRTQINDMEPGVSYSFKLTANCNAFGSEETATVDFRMPTPKPTGVQCGKPLVVDLSNQTPISNLRVGDKIMAADFEFTLVEVKPLGGGWFSGRAYTHIKFFQGARVFARFDRIKINTDKRLIDGELTTTGAGTQIIPDEWRDQYLSFTGEINNLFDEIERGLDKIDQVVGKIDQVLKKVEQWVKDYNGPDKAELLETIQIGKKAIEEGKEAIDKGKVTEGLKTLKDGSGKVIKAATKIIGNRLQKLFANLKDIIKEIVQELRGKSRQNIAQDRKKQATENKRLQEVVQKAKEDRAAMKLTRSKPDKPGEPIALPVYVQSLGVDVPQETWKKRESNGSLERWRQARKKLVSAFVKLEIERFRFDTLAKMSGGQILETLRGDIEKDIKELVQGLLEKFMQGDGVAAMKLFVRKFIDEKINERIRVLYKRD; translated from the coding sequence ATGCGTATCCATTTATTCAAGTGCCTTCTTATTGTGGGAGCTTTGCTTTTAGGAGCCAGTGATCACACCACTGCTCAACGAAACTATAGCGTCAAGTTAATCGCCACAGTCAGTCCTCCTCATAGCCCCTTTTTACACTCCTATAGCTATTCTAGCGCCCTTACCCTGCATCTTATATTAAATGGGGTCACCTCGTATGCGGGTTATTTACGTATCAAATTGGAAAGTATGGATGGGCGGGGAATTGTCATTCAAACCAAGGCAAACTATTTGCCTTTGCTCGATTTGGGACCTAGCCAAACAATGAATGGCTCCGATTTGTCGGATTACTTCGATGTAAACAATTTAGATTTTTTTGGATACTCTCGACAACAGTATTTAAAGACGAAAAGAATCCCTGATGGTATTTACAAGCTAACCTTCTCATTTGTAGACCGTTACCGCCCTAGCGTGTCGGTGTCCAATGTAGATATTTTATCAGAGAAAACACTGAGGGTATTTGCTTTGCAGCCACCTATTCTGAATTTTCCTCTAATGATGAGTCAGACCAATGGAAGCAATCAAAGCTTAAAACCCATTCCGATCAGTTGGACAAGACCCGCCAACACTCCTTTCAATCCTGAGTATGAATTGATATTGAATGAGCTACGCCCCGATTGTCAAAACAAATATGCGAATATAGACGCAAATAACCAAGCCGCCAGCCGAATATCTCAAGGCGAAATATTCAATTGTCTGGGTCCAGAAATATTTCGTACCAGCACAACTAGCCTGACTTATAACTATGGCATGCAAGCCGAACCTATGCTGGGCTTGGGCAAATGGTACGCCATTCGCATCCAGGCGCGCGACCCCCAGGGCAGAACCTTGTTTATCAACGATGGAGTGAGCCAGATTCGAGTGTTTCGTTATGGCAAACCCTGCCCCATCCCGATTCGCTTAAAGGCGACTGCCCTTAACCCCTACCAGGTACAGCTTGACTGGGATGCCCTGCCCGACCACACGGGTTATACCCTACACTTCAAGCGTGAAGGTGATGCCTATAAATGGTACACCAAGCGCGCCCTCTCCAATCGCACCCAAATCAATGATATGGAACCTGGAGTATCCTATTCGTTCAAACTTACCGCCAACTGCAACGCCTTTGGCAGCGAAGAAACCGCCACCGTAGATTTTAGAATGCCCACTCCTAAGCCTACCGGAGTACAATGCGGCAAACCCCTGGTGGTAGACCTCAGCAATCAAACTCCGATCTCAAATTTGCGCGTAGGCGACAAGATCATGGCGGCTGACTTTGAGTTTACCCTGGTAGAAGTCAAACCCTTGGGCGGGGGGTGGTTTTCCGGGCGAGCCTACACCCACATCAAGTTTTTTCAGGGAGCCAGGGTATTTGCCCGCTTCGACCGCATCAAGATAAACACCGACAAACGCCTCATCGATGGGGAATTGACGACCACTGGGGCAGGCACCCAAATCATACCCGACGAGTGGCGCGACCAATACCTGAGCTTTACGGGCGAAATCAACAATTTATTTGACGAGATAGAAAGAGGGCTGGATAAAATAGACCAGGTGGTAGGTAAAATAGACCAGGTACTCAAAAAAGTGGAACAGTGGGTCAAAGACTACAACGGTCCCGACAAAGCCGAGCTGTTGGAAACCATCCAGATTGGCAAAAAGGCGATTGAGGAGGGGAAGGAGGCAATCGACAAAGGCAAGGTGACTGAAGGGTTGAAAACGTTGAAGGATGGAAGTGGGAAGGTGATCAAAGCCGCGACCAAAATCATTGGCAATCGTTTACAAAAGCTGTTCGCCAATCTCAAAGACATCATCAAGGAAATTGTGCAGGAACTCAGGGGCAAAAGTAGGCAAAACATAGCCCAGGATAGAAAAAAACAAGCCACCGAAAACAAGCGGCTACAAGAAGTGGTACAGAAGGCAAAGGAAGATCGGGCAGCAATGAAATTGACTCGAAGCAAACCTGATAAGCCCGGAGAACCCATTGCTTTGCCCGTGTATGTGCAATCTTTGGGGGTAGATGTACCCCAGGAAACGTGGAAAAAAAGGGAAAGCAATGGTAGTCTGGAAAGGTGGCGCCAAGCCCGTAAAAAACTAGTGAGTGCATTTGTTAAATTAGAGATAGAGCGTTTCAGGTTTGATACTCTGGCAAAGATGAGCGGAGGCCAAATATTGGAGACTCTTCGGGGCGATATCGAAAAAGATATCAAAGAATTAGTGCAAGGTTTGCTGGAAAAGTTTATGCAAGGCGATGGAGTAGCAGCTATGAAGCTGTTTGTAAGAAAATTTATCGATGAAAAAATCAACGAGCGTATCCGTGTGCTCTACAAAAGAGATTAA